In Nocardia asteroides, a single genomic region encodes these proteins:
- a CDS encoding pyridoxal phosphate-dependent aminotransferase: MTPSALATVTQRSEQRKRRVKRLLTRDHPFPGTGDRSYTGVIDAYHGETGLGPHPAAVAALDLAWHELLHGTPPDDYADGSRYDKRQPTVLRELAARRMFGSLEQPAPGVPGVRVRPEEVIVCAYTSTMLLEEAIATIARPGGVLVCPEGFYKSAGLHVEKYGLRIVTCPVGPDDGFTIDPVRLHRCLTELRATGELCGVLLTLPGNPVVAHYSAADLAAIGRVLLAADTPVICDAAFDHLVSGHIPIVAVDRRLYDRVLTITGNSKGYNAFGPCKMGAACSGDTAWLARIADRLTLSFQRETTHLARAIVEHTPDEYFAGNRTLMRAQMDRAICRVREIDDRLGFAALRPLGSPEGMFLALRFDAGLLDAAGVRDSAELEDLLLIAAGVDSVALDRTGSARPGVRLNVLAPRRAPGQECRDLLAELLDRIERLLLDMSAGLRYSDVLAALDLEPLHPVVAIGGAPFHGPPGPTDRPLATVGAPLRG; the protein is encoded by the coding sequence GTGACCCCATCCGCGCTCGCCACCGTCACCCAGCGGTCCGAACAGCGCAAACGCCGGGTGAAGCGGCTGCTCACCCGCGATCATCCGTTCCCCGGTACCGGCGACCGCAGCTACACCGGGGTCATCGACGCCTACCACGGCGAGACCGGGCTCGGCCCGCACCCGGCCGCCGTCGCGGCGCTGGACCTGGCCTGGCACGAGTTGCTGCACGGCACCCCGCCGGACGATTACGCCGACGGCAGCCGCTACGACAAGCGCCAGCCCACGGTGCTGCGCGAACTGGCCGCGCGCAGGATGTTCGGCAGCCTGGAGCAGCCGGCCCCCGGGGTGCCGGGGGTCCGGGTGCGGCCGGAGGAGGTGATCGTCTGCGCTTACACCAGCACCATGCTGCTGGAGGAGGCGATCGCCACCATCGCCCGCCCCGGCGGGGTGCTGGTGTGCCCGGAGGGGTTCTACAAGAGCGCGGGCCTGCACGTGGAGAAGTACGGCCTGCGCATCGTGACCTGCCCGGTCGGTCCGGACGACGGCTTCACCATCGACCCGGTGCGGCTGCACCGCTGCCTCACCGAGCTGCGCGCCACCGGCGAACTCTGCGGCGTGCTACTCACCCTGCCGGGCAACCCGGTGGTGGCGCACTACTCGGCCGCCGACTTGGCCGCGATCGGCCGGGTGCTGCTCGCCGCCGACACCCCGGTGATCTGCGACGCCGCCTTCGATCACCTGGTGAGTGGGCACATCCCAATCGTCGCCGTCGACCGCAGGCTCTACGACAGGGTGCTCACCATCACTGGGAACTCCAAGGGCTACAACGCCTTCGGGCCGTGCAAGATGGGCGCGGCGTGCAGCGGCGACACCGCATGGCTCGCCCGGATCGCGGACCGGCTAACGCTCTCCTTCCAGCGCGAGACCACCCACCTGGCCAGGGCGATCGTCGAGCACACGCCGGACGAATACTTCGCGGGCAACCGCACCCTCATGCGCGCGCAGATGGACCGGGCGATCTGCCGGGTCCGCGAGATCGACGACCGGCTCGGCTTCGCCGCGCTGCGCCCGCTCGGCTCCCCGGAGGGGATGTTCCTGGCGCTTCGGTTCGACGCCGGGCTACTCGACGCCGCAGGCGTTCGGGACAGCGCGGAACTGGAGGATCTGCTGCTGATCGCCGCTGGGGTGGACAGCGTCGCGCTGGACCGGACCGGTTCGGCCCGCCCGGGGGTCCGGTTGAACGTGCTCGCGCCGCGCCGCGCGCCGGGCCAGGAGTGCCGCGACCTGCTGGCCGAACTCCTGGATCGGATCGAGCGGCTGCTGCTGGACATGTCGGCCGGGCTCAGGTATTCCGACGTGCTCGCGGCGCTGGATCTCGAACCGCTGCACCCCGTGGTTGCGATCGGCGGTGCGCCATTCCACGGCCCGCCGGGGCCGACGGACAGGCCGCTGGCCACCGTGGGCGCACCGTTGCGCGGATGA
- a CDS encoding PLP-dependent aminotransferase family protein — protein sequence MTSSAILSRSATYEPAGGFGPAVPLPPGAVRLVGGAPATEALPTAELAAAFSTALTGATALQYSVAPGIEPLREWIADHEGTTSDRVLVTNGALHGLSLLCAALLDPGDVVAVENPTFPVALRVLAQYGARVVGVPSSAAGLDLDALERRLRDGLRIKLLYLIPDFQNPTGATLAAADRARTVALAERYGFVVVSDNPYRSLRFAGAALPDLPPASDAVVRVNTFSKTLGPGLRSGWVVAPEWLLPVLTRLRANVDQHSSLLTQTALAGVLTEPGFFDDVLATGRELYRERSGALTAALRSRLGERVAFDEPEGGIFLWLRATQPGLDLVALRERARALGVEFALGRYFDPEGNGGHTDRIRLGFSNATGADIELGVERIAAAWTS from the coding sequence GTGACCAGCAGCGCTATCCTCTCCCGTTCCGCAACATACGAACCGGCCGGTGGGTTCGGTCCGGCCGTGCCGCTCCCGCCGGGAGCCGTTCGTTTGGTCGGCGGGGCGCCCGCCACCGAGGCCCTGCCCACCGCGGAATTGGCCGCTGCCTTCAGCACCGCCCTGACCGGTGCCACCGCGCTGCAGTACTCGGTGGCGCCCGGCATCGAGCCGCTGCGCGAGTGGATCGCCGACCACGAGGGGACGACCTCCGACCGGGTGCTGGTCACCAACGGCGCGCTGCACGGACTCAGCCTGCTCTGCGCCGCACTGCTCGACCCCGGCGACGTCGTCGCGGTGGAGAACCCGACCTTCCCGGTCGCGCTGCGGGTGCTCGCGCAGTACGGGGCGCGGGTCGTGGGGGTGCCGAGCTCGGCGGCCGGACTCGACCTGGACGCGCTCGAGCGGCGGCTGCGCGACGGGCTGCGGATCAAGCTGCTCTACCTCATCCCGGACTTCCAGAACCCCACCGGAGCGACGCTCGCCGCCGCCGACCGGGCGCGGACGGTGGCGCTCGCCGAGCGGTACGGCTTCGTGGTGGTCTCCGACAACCCGTACCGCTCGCTGCGGTTCGCCGGTGCCGCGCTGCCGGATCTGCCGCCGGCGAGCGACGCCGTGGTCCGGGTGAACACCTTCTCCAAGACGCTCGGGCCGGGGCTGCGATCGGGCTGGGTCGTCGCGCCGGAGTGGCTGCTCCCGGTGCTCACCCGGCTGCGCGCCAACGTGGACCAGCACAGTTCGCTGCTCACCCAGACGGCGCTGGCCGGTGTGCTCACCGAACCGGGCTTCTTCGACGACGTGCTGGCCACCGGCAGGGAGCTGTACCGGGAGCGGTCCGGCGCGCTCACCGCGGCGCTGCGCTCCCGGCTGGGGGAGCGGGTGGCGTTCGACGAGCCCGAAGGCGGGATCTTCCTGTGGCTGCGGGCCACCCAGCCCGGGCTCGACCTCGTCGCACTGCGCGAGCGGGCAAGGGCGCTCGGGGTCGAGTTCGCGCTCGGGCGCTACTTCGACCCCGAGGGCAACGGCGGCCACACCGACCGGATCCGGCTCGGTTTCAGCAACGCCACCGGCGCCGATATCGAACTCGGGGTCGAGCGGATCGCCGCAGCCTGGACGAGCTGA
- a CDS encoding helix-turn-helix domain-containing protein yields the protein MAGKRTVLTVGLRRLAAMLLEMREDAQLGKEEVSSRTGINITTLYRIETAQARPQRRTLMAMLDLYDVDDKQREEAIELLTTALKPGMARAYEGSVSEVYAAYINFESEALSARHYQTSTVPGLLQTYEYANAVIDTSMPKLEASMMESRAKARMDRGVNLTKDEPLELWVVMDEAAIRRVVGGPVTMRGQLERLLQEIKRKNVILQILPFDAGAHPGMAGAFTLLDFPNPADPELVYIEGLAGDELIEGHTEIRRFGVIFDQLRAMALSPRDSAAMIAAAAAELAEIGD from the coding sequence ATGGCAGGCAAGCGCACGGTGCTCACCGTCGGGCTGCGCCGGCTGGCGGCGATGCTGCTCGAGATGCGGGAGGACGCGCAGCTCGGCAAGGAAGAGGTCAGCAGCCGCACCGGCATCAACATCACCACGCTGTACCGGATCGAGACGGCGCAGGCGCGGCCGCAGCGGCGCACGCTGATGGCGATGCTCGACCTGTACGACGTCGACGACAAGCAGCGCGAGGAAGCGATCGAACTGCTCACCACGGCGCTCAAGCCGGGCATGGCGCGGGCCTACGAGGGCAGCGTCTCCGAGGTCTACGCGGCCTACATCAACTTCGAGTCCGAGGCACTCTCGGCGCGGCACTACCAGACCTCGACGGTGCCGGGGCTGCTGCAGACCTACGAGTACGCCAACGCCGTCATCGACACCTCCATGCCGAAGCTGGAGGCGTCCATGATGGAGAGCAGGGCCAAGGCCAGGATGGACCGGGGGGTCAACCTCACCAAGGACGAGCCGCTGGAGCTCTGGGTGGTGATGGACGAGGCGGCCATCCGCCGGGTGGTCGGCGGCCCGGTCACCATGCGCGGCCAGCTGGAGCGGCTGCTGCAGGAGATCAAGCGCAAGAACGTGATCCTGCAGATCCTGCCCTTCGACGCGGGCGCGCACCCGGGCATGGCGGGCGCCTTCACGCTGCTCGACTTCCCGAACCCGGCCGATCCCGAACTGGTCTACATCGAGGGATTGGCAGGCGACGAGCTGATCGAGGGGCACACCGAGATCCGCCGCTTCGGCGTCATCTTCGACCAGCTGCGCGCCATGGCGCTGAGCCCGCGCGACTCCGCGGCCATGATCGCCGCCGCCGCGGCGGAACTCGCCGAGATCGGCGACTGA
- a CDS encoding APC family permease, with amino-acid sequence MAEVTADSATEPELKRVMGPGLLLLFVVGDILGTGIYALTGKVANEVGGAVWVPFLVAFVVALITGFSYLELVTKYPQAAGAALYTHKAFGIHFVTFMVAFAVMSSGITSASTAARAFAANFAEAFELGIGDGIGITLVALSFILVIAAINLRGVSEGVKLNVVLTCIELTGLLIVIAVGLWALGYGNGDFGRITEFETGDRSALGGVIAATTLAFYAMVGFEDSVNMAEECKQPSKIFPKVLLGGLLLTGLIYVLVSITAVALVEPSELGAGETPLLKVVEIGAPGFPTGIFAFITMFAVANSALINMLMASRLLYGMARQHVLPRAFGAVHPRRHTPHVSIVFTTVLGLALILFVGQVPELGGTTALLLLAVFTIVNIAVLVLRRDPVEHKHFRTPTILPIIGALSCGFLVTPFTDRNPQQYLIAGILLGVGALLWAVNQLALRKQAKPVAPEAAER; translated from the coding sequence ATGGCCGAGGTGACCGCCGACAGCGCCACCGAACCCGAGCTGAAACGCGTCATGGGTCCGGGGCTTCTGCTCTTGTTCGTGGTGGGCGACATCCTGGGAACCGGGATCTACGCGCTCACCGGCAAGGTCGCCAACGAGGTCGGCGGCGCCGTCTGGGTGCCGTTCCTCGTCGCCTTCGTGGTCGCGCTGATCACCGGGTTCAGCTACCTGGAGCTCGTCACCAAGTACCCGCAGGCCGCGGGCGCCGCGCTGTACACGCATAAGGCGTTCGGCATCCACTTCGTCACCTTCATGGTCGCCTTCGCGGTGATGAGCTCCGGCATCACCTCGGCCTCGACGGCGGCCCGCGCCTTCGCCGCCAACTTCGCCGAGGCGTTCGAGCTCGGCATCGGCGACGGCATCGGCATCACGCTGGTCGCGCTCTCCTTCATCCTCGTGATCGCCGCGATCAACCTGCGCGGGGTGAGCGAGGGCGTCAAGCTGAACGTGGTGCTCACCTGCATCGAGCTGACCGGGCTGCTCATCGTGATCGCCGTCGGGCTGTGGGCGCTCGGCTACGGCAACGGCGACTTCGGCCGGATCACCGAGTTCGAGACCGGCGACCGCTCCGCGCTCGGCGGCGTCATCGCCGCCACCACGCTCGCCTTCTACGCCATGGTCGGCTTCGAGGACTCGGTGAACATGGCCGAGGAGTGCAAGCAGCCGAGCAAGATCTTCCCCAAGGTACTGCTCGGCGGGCTGCTGCTGACCGGCCTCATCTACGTGCTGGTCTCCATCACCGCGGTGGCGCTGGTGGAGCCGAGCGAGCTCGGCGCGGGCGAGACCCCGCTGCTGAAGGTGGTCGAGATCGGCGCCCCCGGCTTCCCCACCGGCATCTTCGCCTTCATCACCATGTTCGCCGTAGCCAATTCGGCGCTCATCAACATGCTGATGGCGAGCAGGTTGCTCTACGGGATGGCGCGCCAGCACGTTCTGCCGCGCGCCTTCGGCGCGGTGCACCCCCGCAGGCACACCCCGCACGTCTCGATCGTCTTCACCACCGTGCTCGGGCTGGCGCTGATCCTCTTCGTCGGCCAGGTCCCCGAACTCGGCGGCACCACCGCGCTGCTGCTGCTCGCGGTCTTCACCATCGTCAACATCGCGGTACTCGTCCTGCGCCGTGATCCGGTCGAGCACAAGCACTTCCGCACCCCGACCATCCTGCCCATCATCGGCGCGCTCAGCTGCGGCTTCCTGGTCACCCCCTTCACCGACCGGAATCCGCAGCAGTACCTGATCGCGGGCATCCTGCTCGGCGTCGGCGCACTGCTCTGGGCGGTGAACCAGCTCGCGCTGCGCAAGCAGGCGAAGCCGGTCGCGCCGGAGGCTGCTGAGCGCTGA
- a CDS encoding peroxynitrite isomerase: MSPGGGYPRPVAAPTPAPHPALTALTPLLGVWRGKGHGEYPTIDSFDYLEEVEFGHIGRPFLTYRQRTRAADDGRPLHAEVGYLRCPAPDRVELILAHPTGITEIYEGTLDTADGVIRLELTTTGIGLSSTAKSVTAMGRSFTVRDDALDYSVRMAAVGEPLQHHLAATLQRAEP; the protein is encoded by the coding sequence ATGAGCCCGGGCGGGGGCTACCCTCGACCGGTGGCAGCCCCGACCCCAGCCCCGCACCCCGCCCTCACCGCGCTGACCCCGCTGCTCGGCGTCTGGCGCGGCAAGGGCCACGGCGAGTACCCGACCATCGACTCCTTCGACTACCTGGAGGAGGTGGAGTTCGGGCACATCGGCCGCCCGTTCCTCACCTACCGGCAGCGCACGCGGGCCGCCGACGACGGCCGCCCGCTGCACGCTGAGGTCGGCTACCTGCGCTGCCCCGCGCCGGATCGGGTAGAGCTGATCCTGGCCCACCCCACCGGCATCACCGAGATCTACGAGGGCACGCTCGACACCGCCGATGGCGTCATACGGCTGGAGCTGACCACCACCGGAATCGGGCTCAGCAGCACCGCGAAATCGGTGACCGCGATGGGCCGCTCGTTCACCGTCCGGGACGACGCGCTGGACTACTCGGTGCGGATGGCCGCCGTCGGCGAGCCGCTGCAGCACCACCTGGCAGCCACGTTGCAGCGCGCCGAGCCGTAG
- a CDS encoding penicillin-binding transpeptidase domain-containing protein, with protein sequence MVTTLAATVCTVLAAVGCSAGPQGPIPAADAFVEAFAERRTDDAAELTGLPEKAGPALESAWKNLQAESLAATTGQARVSGDTATVEYTYEWRLPKNRVWSYTGQLQMGKIDGRWAVRWTSADIHPRLGDTQSMVLRADPAPKARVNESSGSDVLVPGRVSRVTFDTGAAADPGSTATTLARALHRFDTELTPPKILAAARAARGPHTVIALNEVEADQVTNELIGLPGVTLVPEWDMVPTDRKFAPDLMTQVRQTVITEVDGRAGWSVVTVNANGADTDVLTEVAAQPAPSFALSVDRFVQNAAQRAVDVRRDEQTMMVVIRPSTGAILAVAQNEATDRDGPMATIGQYPPGSIFKTVTATAAMTAGLADPDTVLPCPSRITIGERTIPNYDLFSVGSVPMATAYERSCNTSFAKLASELPGDALHSAAASLGVGATYTVPGLPTFSGSVPPAEELVQRTEDGIGQGRVVVSPFGMALMAATVATGRAPTPWLIGGRTTEVDGERPDPAPAAIDGLRTMMRKVVTGGTAERIVDQGEVYGKTGEAEVEGGSHSWFVGYRGDLAFATLLVKGGSSDNAVAVTRDMFTALPPEY encoded by the coding sequence ATGGTCACCACGCTCGCGGCGACGGTCTGCACGGTGCTGGCCGCCGTCGGCTGCTCGGCGGGCCCGCAGGGCCCGATCCCCGCCGCCGACGCCTTCGTCGAGGCCTTCGCCGAACGTCGCACCGACGACGCCGCCGAACTCACCGGCCTCCCCGAGAAGGCCGGGCCCGCACTGGAGTCCGCGTGGAAGAACCTCCAGGCCGAGAGCCTGGCGGCGACGACGGGGCAGGCCAGGGTCAGCGGCGACACCGCGACGGTGGAGTACACCTACGAGTGGCGGCTGCCGAAGAATCGGGTCTGGAGCTACACCGGCCAGCTGCAGATGGGCAAGATCGATGGTCGCTGGGCGGTGCGCTGGACCTCCGCCGACATCCACCCCCGGCTCGGCGACACCCAGTCCATGGTGCTGCGCGCCGACCCCGCGCCGAAGGCGAGGGTGAACGAGTCCTCCGGCAGCGACGTGCTGGTGCCCGGCCGGGTCTCCCGGGTCACCTTCGACACCGGCGCCGCCGCCGACCCGGGCAGCACCGCCACCACGCTGGCCCGCGCGCTGCACCGCTTCGACACCGAGCTGACCCCGCCGAAGATCCTCGCCGCCGCCCGCGCCGCGCGCGGCCCGCACACCGTGATCGCGCTGAACGAGGTGGAGGCGGACCAGGTCACGAACGAGCTCATCGGGCTGCCCGGCGTCACCCTTGTCCCGGAGTGGGACATGGTGCCGACCGACCGGAAGTTCGCCCCCGATCTGATGACCCAGGTGCGGCAGACGGTGATCACCGAGGTGGACGGCAGGGCCGGCTGGAGCGTCGTCACGGTGAACGCCAACGGCGCCGACACCGACGTGCTCACCGAGGTGGCCGCGCAGCCCGCGCCGTCCTTCGCGCTCAGCGTCGACCGGTTCGTGCAGAACGCGGCGCAGCGCGCGGTGGACGTGCGCCGCGACGAGCAGACCATGATGGTGGTGATCCGGCCGTCCACCGGCGCGATCCTGGCGGTCGCGCAGAACGAGGCCACCGACCGGGACGGCCCGATGGCGACCATCGGCCAGTACCCGCCCGGTTCGATCTTCAAGACGGTGACCGCGACCGCCGCCATGACCGCCGGGCTCGCCGATCCGGACACCGTGCTGCCCTGCCCGAGCCGGATCACCATCGGCGAGCGCACGATTCCGAACTACGACCTCTTCTCGGTGGGCAGCGTGCCGATGGCCACCGCGTACGAGCGCTCCTGCAACACCTCGTTCGCCAAGCTCGCCAGCGAGCTGCCCGGCGACGCACTGCACAGTGCCGCCGCGTCGCTCGGGGTCGGCGCGACCTACACCGTCCCCGGGCTGCCGACCTTCTCCGGCTCGGTGCCGCCTGCCGAGGAGCTGGTGCAGCGCACCGAGGACGGCATCGGCCAGGGCCGGGTGGTGGTGAGCCCGTTCGGCATGGCGCTGATGGCGGCCACCGTCGCCACCGGGCGGGCGCCGACACCGTGGCTGATCGGCGGCCGCACCACCGAGGTCGACGGCGAGCGCCCCGACCCGGCGCCCGCGGCGATCGACGGGCTGCGCACCATGATGCGCAAGGTGGTCACCGGCGGTACCGCCGAGCGGATCGTCGACCAGGGCGAGGTCTACGGCAAGACCGGCGAGGCCGAGGTGGAGGGCGGCTCGCACTCCTGGTTCGTCGGGTACCGCGGCGACCTCGCCTTCGCCACCCTGCTGGTCAAGGGCGGCAGCTCGGACAACGCGGTCGCGGTGACCAGGGACATGTTCACGGCCCTGCCGCCGGAGTACTGA
- a CDS encoding GNAT family N-acetyltransferase — protein sequence MRSLLEPARRARHPAARQLANRDLAQVLRVLDTDPVASCMVAARLQEYGLDAGYGYGELWSRGDPGDSLCFSGANLVPLRGDAASVKAFAERALRFPRMCSSVVGRRELALPLWEALAGHWGPEREVRGVQPLLALAGYAVITADPEVRKVRPDELDRYLEAAIAMFIEEVGVDPRAGDGGRGYRRRIAGLIESGRAWARFDDGEVVFKAEVGALSRRTGQIQGVWVHPEHRGKGHGATGTAAVANAVVASGRTASLYVNDYNGAARRAYRKVGFQQIATFATVLLD from the coding sequence GTGCGGAGTCTGCTGGAGCCGGCGCGTCGGGCGCGGCACCCGGCCGCGCGACAGCTCGCGAACCGGGATCTCGCGCAGGTGCTGCGCGTCCTCGATACCGATCCGGTCGCGTCGTGCATGGTCGCGGCCCGATTGCAGGAGTACGGCCTGGATGCCGGGTACGGCTACGGCGAGCTGTGGAGCCGGGGTGATCCAGGCGATTCGCTGTGCTTCTCCGGCGCGAACCTGGTGCCGCTGCGCGGTGACGCCGCCTCCGTGAAGGCCTTCGCCGAGCGCGCGCTGCGCTTCCCGCGCATGTGCTCCTCGGTGGTCGGCCGCCGTGAGCTGGCGCTGCCGCTCTGGGAGGCGCTGGCCGGGCACTGGGGTCCGGAGCGCGAGGTGCGCGGCGTGCAGCCGCTGCTCGCCCTGGCCGGGTACGCCGTGATCACCGCGGACCCGGAGGTGCGCAAGGTGCGCCCGGACGAGCTGGACCGCTACCTCGAGGCCGCCATCGCCATGTTCATCGAGGAGGTCGGCGTCGACCCCAGGGCGGGCGACGGCGGGCGCGGCTACCGCAGGCGGATCGCCGGGCTGATCGAATCCGGCCGGGCCTGGGCTCGATTCGACGACGGCGAGGTCGTCTTCAAGGCCGAGGTCGGCGCGCTCTCCCGGCGCACCGGGCAGATCCAGGGCGTCTGGGTGCACCCGGAGCACCGCGGGAAGGGGCACGGCGCCACCGGCACCGCGGCGGTCGCGAACGCGGTGGTCGCCTCCGGCCGCACCGCCAGCCTCTACGTCAACGACTACAACGGCGCCGCGCGCCGCGCGTACCGGAAGGTCGGCTTCCAGCAGATCGCCACCTTCGCCACCGTTCTGCTGGACTGA
- the ispG gene encoding flavodoxin-dependent (E)-4-hydroxy-3-methylbut-2-enyl-diphosphate synthase: protein MPAAPAAVLAPRRKTRQLMVGGVGVGSDHPISVQSMTTTKTHDINATLQQIAELTASGCDIVRVACPRQEDADALATIAKKSQIPVIADIHFQPRYIFAAIDAGCAAVRVNPGNIKEFDGRVKEVAKAAGAAGIPIRIGVNAGSLDQRMLAKYGKATPEALVESALWEAGLFEEHGFGDIKISVKHNDPVVMVEAYRQLAAQSDYPLHLGVTEAGPAFQGTIKSAVAFGALLGEGIGDTIRVSLSAPPAEEIKVGGQILQSLNLRPRKLEIVSCPSCGRAQVDVYTLANEVSAGLEGMEVPLRVAVMGCVVNGPGEAREADLGVASGNGRGQIFVKGEVIKTVPESQIVETLIEEAMRIAEQMGEAESGDPVVTVG from the coding sequence ATGCCCGCCGCCCCCGCGGCCGTCCTCGCACCCCGGCGCAAGACCCGCCAGCTCATGGTCGGCGGTGTCGGCGTCGGCAGCGATCATCCGATCTCGGTGCAGTCCATGACGACCACCAAGACGCACGACATCAACGCGACGCTGCAGCAGATCGCGGAGCTCACCGCCTCCGGCTGCGACATCGTCCGGGTCGCGTGCCCGCGCCAGGAAGACGCCGACGCGCTGGCGACCATCGCGAAGAAGTCGCAGATCCCGGTGATCGCCGATATCCATTTCCAGCCGCGCTACATCTTCGCCGCGATCGACGCCGGGTGCGCCGCGGTGCGGGTGAATCCCGGCAACATCAAGGAGTTCGACGGCCGGGTCAAGGAGGTCGCCAAGGCGGCCGGGGCCGCGGGCATCCCGATCCGGATCGGCGTCAACGCGGGCTCGCTCGACCAGCGGATGCTGGCGAAGTACGGCAAGGCCACGCCGGAGGCGCTGGTGGAGTCGGCGCTCTGGGAAGCCGGGCTCTTCGAGGAGCACGGCTTCGGCGACATCAAGATCTCGGTCAAGCACAACGACCCGGTGGTCATGGTGGAGGCGTACCGGCAGCTGGCCGCGCAGAGCGATTACCCGCTGCACCTCGGGGTCACCGAGGCCGGGCCCGCGTTCCAGGGCACCATCAAGTCGGCGGTGGCCTTCGGCGCGCTGCTCGGCGAGGGGATCGGCGACACCATCCGGGTCTCGCTCTCCGCGCCGCCCGCCGAGGAGATCAAGGTCGGCGGGCAGATCCTGCAGTCGCTGAACCTGCGGCCGCGCAAGCTGGAGATCGTCTCCTGCCCGTCCTGCGGGCGGGCCCAGGTCGACGTCTACACCCTCGCCAACGAGGTGAGCGCAGGGCTGGAGGGCATGGAGGTGCCGCTGCGCGTCGCCGTCATGGGGTGCGTCGTGAACGGCCCCGGCGAGGCGCGCGAGGCCGATCTCGGCGTCGCCTCCGGCAACGGCAGGGGCCAGATCTTCGTCAAGGGCGAGGTCATCAAGACCGTCCCCGAGTCGCAGATCGTCGAGACCCTCATCGAAGAGGCCATGCGGATCGCCGAGCAGATGGGCGAAGCCGAATCCGGCGATCCGGTGGTTACCGTCGGGTAG
- a CDS encoding M50 family metallopeptidase — MVFALGFALFALGITISVALHECGHMWAAQATGMKVRRYYIGFGPKVFSFQRGETEYGLKALPLGGFCDIVGMTALDEVPPEDLDRAMYRQATWKRMVVMFGGIAMNFLLGFLLVVVLAIGWGLPQLDPVETKLGAMNCVATANPDGTLQECAGTGPAQRAGLRRGDVVTAVNGVAVSTWKDFQRETQKQTGTFDYTIERDGATLTVAVTPERTVRYDDNGQNPREVSAVGVGSYGAEPPQKYDVLGAVPASLAFTGDMFVRTMESLAQMPAKVSALWTAVTGGERDPETPVSVYGASRIGGETAERGLWGIFILVLASLNFFLGAFNLLPLLPLDGGHMAVVLYEKARNSLRAWRGLAPGGPVDYLKLLPLTYAAVVLGGAYMVLTLTADIVNPVKLFP, encoded by the coding sequence ATGGTGTTCGCGTTGGGCTTCGCCCTGTTCGCCCTCGGCATCACGATCTCGGTCGCGCTGCACGAGTGCGGCCACATGTGGGCGGCCCAGGCGACCGGCATGAAGGTGCGGCGCTACTACATCGGCTTCGGCCCGAAGGTCTTCTCCTTCCAGCGCGGCGAGACCGAGTACGGCCTCAAGGCGCTCCCGCTCGGCGGCTTCTGCGACATCGTCGGGATGACCGCGCTGGACGAGGTGCCGCCGGAGGATCTGGACCGGGCCATGTACCGGCAGGCCACCTGGAAGCGCATGGTGGTGATGTTCGGCGGCATCGCGATGAACTTCCTGCTCGGCTTCCTGCTCGTGGTGGTGCTCGCGATCGGCTGGGGGCTGCCGCAGCTGGACCCGGTCGAGACCAAGCTCGGCGCGATGAACTGCGTCGCCACCGCCAACCCGGACGGCACCCTGCAGGAGTGCGCGGGCACCGGTCCGGCGCAGCGCGCCGGGCTGCGCCGCGGCGACGTGGTGACCGCGGTGAACGGTGTCGCGGTGAGCACCTGGAAGGACTTCCAGCGCGAGACCCAGAAGCAGACCGGCACCTTCGACTACACGATCGAGCGGGACGGGGCGACGCTCACCGTCGCGGTGACGCCGGAGCGCACCGTGCGCTACGACGACAACGGCCAGAACCCGCGCGAGGTCAGCGCCGTCGGCGTCGGCTCCTACGGCGCCGAGCCGCCGCAGAAGTACGACGTGCTCGGCGCCGTGCCCGCCTCGCTCGCCTTCACCGGCGACATGTTCGTGCGCACCATGGAGTCGCTGGCCCAGATGCCTGCCAAGGTGTCGGCGCTGTGGACCGCGGTGACCGGCGGCGAGCGCGATCCGGAGACCCCGGTCAGCGTGTACGGCGCCAGCCGGATCGGCGGCGAGACCGCCGAGCGCGGGCTCTGGGGCATCTTCATCCTGGTCCTGGCCAGCCTGAACTTCTTCCTCGGCGCCTTCAACCTGCTCCCGCTGCTTCCGCTGGACGGCGGGCACATGGCCGTCGTGCTCTACGAGAAGGCGCGCAACTCGCTGCGCGCCTGGCGCGGGCTGGCCCCCGGCGGCCCGGTCGACTACCTGAAACTGCTGCCGCTCACCTACGCGGCCGTTGTGCTCGGCGGCGCGTACATGGTGCTCACGCTCACCGCCGACATCGTCAACCCGGTCAAACTGTTCCCCTGA